gtcagataggcaaacaaaaaagtgcacagttgtatgcatagaggttagactagacgtgatgtgattgggcgatatttttccctccatcccaagggcaaaaagggaaatatatgtcattgtcgcgaggaagacatattgtcatcactcgaatgaaagttctcacctcaacatgagtctctgtttaaacgtcaagctttttatgtttaaacagatacatatagtgtttaaaataacggtaaactttttaactaaagtctatatcatgtaaataatatgtaaaccgtttaaatatagtgatttaactattttaaaatatatgttattatttaaattgaatgctttcactgacatcacattgaagatgggtacctcctgggtcactgtttaaacatctttatgtatgtgcttaaacaccgttgtcattgtttaaagagtaaatcgattattgtttaactttttgtattgtttacaatgccgttctttgtttctcaaattgttatgtctctgtttaaatttcacaaattATCACAAGGTGATACTCAaataggtttgtttgtttaaaatatttaaacgtttacaatggagaatctgattaaatatcataagttcacactcaaataagcttgtttcatttaaaacattgctaacatttacaacatttacaatatttacaacgtcttctcggaccttggacactcgtaagtcgaccctcgttcgtctattaagatttcggtttgactcaccaagtgtctatacattcgaatgctcacggcggttgcataacatgcgcatcaacttgaacctgcacaacgtagaacgaaacacattaaaaaagttaagcaaacacattaatgaaaacgtctattaatcaatgtgtcatggtctgacttaagcgaagatcctgatagttaaacacagaaagtaatatttgtacactaACGTTAGGTTCTTAAACGGTAGCAAAAAGTTTGAAGTGATAAacatcaactccgtcttaaaggatgtttcctgatcttcctcctctagcgaatcctccgcaatcacgtaataagtgaaaactttcttttcttacccaagtcgaaatgcccgcttaattgcttgcccgtcatccaccgctggagaatcctctgcattcaggcaattatgcgggaatttcgacttgggcaagaaaagatagtttaacttgttgcgtgattacggctgattgattctcaagatgaggaggatcatgagacatcctttaagatagagttgatcttcgaATTTTCGTCTGACTCtagcgaatatcatacacaggAAACAgatgaggaggatgaggacaacgaggagtggttgtccatgggaagggttcttccttatcatttatggtgtgaagtccacaagcaggttgacgcttcatatccgagaaaaaagtgaaacgcacagtggaccgagATTGGCTGAtcacaacgaacgggtgttcggatatttatgttatcgtgcacaagaattaatgccgtcattaattctttaAACCCTATACCATAACTTTGTcacctgccacctgccaacacttcagttcaaaccaaaaagatcaatattttacgcagagattttgagaatttaaacattaatatgaatagttaaacagttaaagataaatttaaacggagacgacaattattaaacatatttgtaatatatttaaacagataatagcaaatagataaacagtatttaaaatatacaaatagataaccataaacgagaagaactttacaacgaaatgaactcgttttcagtaggattcgacaatggcacatcgtttgtctcgacaacaaaatcgactacagctcatttgaagatggagtgcacttgaccaatccgatggaaatcaacttcatttttttgttggagaaaccgatttatatatttcggatatgataaacttcaccctggaCTGCGTTTCACGAAGCagtttacatctatcattaccacaaatgagtcgccataataaacaccctgcagaatggtcaaactgataagacgaagagattctcaccgtattacgaaaccgTAGAAAGCgaagtcgaacaaaccaaatgaggagaaatgagggaagaacaagatgtaatgcaacttctaagcattgtctatcagaaaccaagcaaaAAGCCCGTGAAAaagttggacatgatgtgatttggcgctttattttcccaccattttcaagggcaaaaatagGATTTCACAACATGAACCCATTTCAAGTGAACGGTAAGGGGTAAAAGGAAAATTAAACACTAAcagaagggctgtccggggtgtgtaaaaatAGGAGGAAgttttttgggaagttttgaaaataacggaagatgaacaataatttttcctttatttaatttataaattcatttaaGAATACGATAGGCAAACCCGTGCGTTGGGGATAGCGTgataaatatcattaaacaaGAGACTACGTTGAACTGTAGAATAACTTACTCCAGACACAAAAAAGTAAGGAAAGTCTTAGAGCcgaatttaatatataatataaaagagaatatatatattaaaagacaaAAGCACCGTGGAGGAAAAGGCTTGCCACTTCACAATTACCTGCGTACGTTGTTAGTCTTCACCAAGAagcacatgtatatatataccataCCTCAAGCACTACTTCAAAACAATTCAAATCCACAAAACCAACCAttgaagcatcaaggaaagGAAACAAACGGAATGGCCATCTCTTCTTCTCACCTTCCAAAGATTGCAGCAATGGTGCTGCTTCTGGCACTCTCAACCCTTGACCTGGTCATGTCGCACCGATTAGTCGGAACCTGCCATGCGAGTGGGTACCTTCCTGGAAAACCCGGGCATTGCAACACTGAGCATGATTCTGAATGTTGTGAGGCTGGAAAAAGGTATCCCCAGTACCATTGCTCTCCGCCTATCACAGACAACACACCGGCAACCATGACCATCAATAGCTTTGCTAAAGGAGGTGACGGGGGTGGTCCGTCTGAGTGTGATAACAAGTACCATAGTGACAATGAGATGGTCGTCGCATTGTCCACTGGATGGTACAATGGCGGAAGCCGGTGCCATAAGAACATTCAGATCAATGCTAACGGTCAGTCTGTGTTGGCCAAAGTGGTTGATGAGTGTGACTCTGTTCATGGTTGTGATTCTGATCATGACTTCCAACCACCATGCCCTAACAACATTGTTGATGCTTCTCCAGCCGTTTGGAAGGCGTTGGGCATCCCTGATTCCGATGTTGGTGACTATGATATCACCTGGTCTGATGCATGAACAATATAGGGGTAGAAAAGCACAGCTAAAGATGTAACAGCATTATATTGTACTGTATCTTGTGTCACCTTATCAGACTGTACTGCCTATTGTGAATTCATATGTACAAGATTAATTACTTGTAATATTGCATCTTGTGCGATACATGATCAGCTTAGCCCCAAGtataagaaaatgaaacaaacaaCTGTTAATTCTGGCAATAATCCAGTAAGAACAAGCTTATAAGTGTCCActcatcaaattatttaaatgtgaAACATATTGTCACTCAAAAACCAGCAGAACATGCTTCTTACTAGAAACATGACAGTCAGCATAAGGATGGGCTTAATACTGAGTTGATCGATTACGGAAGACATCGCCAAACTTATAAAATTGCATGGAGCCCCCAgtaggtatttttttttcatgcaaacTAATGTTTTGAAAAGTCAAAACAGCCAGATAAAACAAAGGAATTTTTCACCAATACAATTGCCACCATTGAGAGACTTCATGCAACTTATCTCTAGATTCCTGCATCACAAATAGAAATCGATTTGCTGAAACCAATGACAATTGCAATAGTAAATCTTTCATCATCTATTTGTGCTGCTTTACTTAAAAGCacttaaataaagaaaagaaaaaaaaaacctttaactTGAGCCAAAGAATGTGTTTGGTACTCTGTTGCTTGCTTATAAGGAGAAAGCGCATATGGCAATGATATTAACAATTTGGAATGGCTTAAGTACTTTTCTTTGATATTAAACATTTGCAGGGCTGACTGATGTTCATGAAATCACTGGGAAATAGAACTTTCTAGTTACAAAAGTCAAGGAATTCTACCTGAGATAATATATGACAGTTGTGTTGTGGCATCTATTGT
The Dioscorea cayenensis subsp. rotundata cultivar TDr96_F1 unplaced genomic scaffold, TDr96_F1_v2_PseudoChromosome.rev07_lg8_w22 25.fasta BLBR01001593.1, whole genome shotgun sequence genome window above contains:
- the LOC120256736 gene encoding putative ripening-related protein 1 yields the protein MYIYTIPQALLQNNSNPQNQPLKHQGKETNGMAISSSHLPKIAAMVLLLALSTLDLVMSHRLVGTCHASGYLPGKPGHCNTEHDSECCEAGKRYPQYHCSPPITDNTPATMTINSFAKGGDGGGPSECDNKYHSDNEMVVALSTGWYNGGSRCHKNIQINANGQSVLAKVVDECDSVHGCDSDHDFQPPCPNNIVDASPAVWKALGIPDSDVGDYDITWSDA